Proteins encoded together in one Capricornis sumatraensis isolate serow.1 chromosome 3, serow.2, whole genome shotgun sequence window:
- the THUMPD1 gene encoding THUMP domain-containing protein 1 has protein sequence MAARIQQSPQPGGGKRKGKAQYVQAKRARRWDGGGPRQLEPGIQGILITCNMNERKCVEEAYSLLNEYGDDMYGPEKFADKDQQPSGSEGEDDDVEAALKKEVGDIKASTEMRLRRFQSVESGANNVVFIRTLGIEPEKLVHHILQDIYKTKKKKTRVILRMLPISGTCKAFLEDMKKYAETFLEPWFKAPNKGTFQIVYKSRNNSHMNREEVIKELAGIVGSLNSENKVDLTNPQYTVVVEIIKAVCCLSVVKDYMLFRKYNLQEVVKSAKDLSQLNPKQAVQTGNGKEAKLESGDKSSENDPAEGKNNQQVVPENSEELGQTESISETHLVNEGVAKPELASQVTEGSESNENDL, from the exons ATGGCGGCCCGCATACAGCAGTCTCCTCAGCCTGGCGGCGGGAAGCGTAAAGGCAAGGCTCAGTATGTGCAGGCCAAGCGGGCTCGGCGCTGGGATGGCGGTGGGCCCCGCCAGCTGGAGCCCGGGATACAGGGCATTCTCATCACCTGTAACATGAACGAGCGCAAGTGCGTGGAGGAGGCCTATAGCCTGCTCAACGAATACGGCGACGACATGTATGGACCAGAAAAG TTTGCAGACAAGGATCAACAACCCTCTGGAAGTGAGGGAGAAGATGATGATGTGGAAGCTGCCTTGAAGAAAGAAGTTGGTGACATTAAGGCATCCACAGAGATGAGGCTAAGAAGATTCCAGTCAGTGGAGAGTGGAGCCAATAATGTAGTCTTCATCAGGACACTTGGAATAG aacctGAGAAATTGGTGCATCATATTCTCCAAGATATATACAAAACCAAGAAGAAGAAGACTCGGGTTATTCTACGAATGTTGCCCATCTCAGGCACATGCAAGGCTTTCTTagaagatatgaaaaaatatgCAGAAACATTTTTGGAACCATGGTTTAAAGCTCCAAACAAAGGAACATTTCAGATTGTATACAAATCTCGGAATAACAGTCATATGAATAGAGAAGAAGTTATCAAAGAGTTGGCAG GAATAGTAGGCAGCctcaattcagaaaataaagtggATCTTACCAATCCACAGTACACAGTGGTAGTAGAAATCATTAAAGCTGTCTGTTGCCTGAGTGTTGTGAAAGATTACATGTTGTTCAGAAAATACAatctccaggaggtggtgaagagTGCTAAGGACTTGTCACAGCTTAACCCAAAGCAGGCAGTACAAACAGGAAATGGGAAAGAAGCTAAATTGGAATCTGGTGACAAATCAAGTGAAAATGACCCcgcagaaggaaaaaataaccaACAAGTGGTACCAGAGAACAGTGAGGAGCTGGGTCAAACAGAATCAATATCTGAGACACATCTGGTGAATGAGGGGGTGGCTAAACCTGAACTTGCAAGTCAAGTCACAGAAGGATCTGAATCAAATGAAAATGATCTCTga
- the LOC138075361 gene encoding acyl-coenzyme A synthetase ACSM4, mitochondrial: MKIFFRYQTFRFIWLTKLSGQRFHKSHQLGAPLTLADFEAINRCERSLPKNFNFAGDVLDQWSQKEKTGERPANPALWWVNGKGDEVKWSFGELGSLSRKAANVLTKPCGLERGDRVAVILPRIPEWWLINVACMRTGLVFMPGTTQLTAKDILYRLRASKAKCIVASEEVIPAVESIVSECPDLKTKLLVSPHSQNGWLSFPELFQTASAEHSCVETESQEPMAIYFTSGTTGSPKMAQHSQSSLGIGYTLCGRYWLDLKSTDIIWNMSDTGWIKAAIGSVFSSWLQGACVFVHRMAQFDTDTFLDTLTTYPITTLCSAPTVYRMLVQKDLKRYKFKKLRHCLTGGEPLNPEVLEQWKVQTGLELYEGYGQTEVGIICANQKGQEIKPGSMGKGVLPYDVQIIDENGNILPPGKEGEIALRLTSTRPFCFFSEYVDNPEKTAATIRGNFYVTGDRGVMDSDGYFWFVGRADDVIISSGYRIGPFEVESALIEHPAVVESAVVSSPDPVRGEVVKAFVVLSAPFKSSNPEKLTLELQDHVKKSTAPYKYPRKVEFVKELPKTITGKIKRNVLRDREWGRT, encoded by the exons ATGAAGATTTTTTTCCGCTACCAGACATTCAGATTCATCTGGCTCACAAAGCTATCTGGCCAGCGCTTTCACAAAAGTCACCAGCTGGGGGCGCCTCTGACTCTTGCCGACTTCGAAGCCATAAATCGCTGTGAGAGATCACTGCCTAAGAACTTTAACTTTGCTGGGGATGTGCTGGACCAGTGGTCCCAAAAAGAGAAG ACAGGAGAGAGACCAGCCAACCCAGCCCTGTGGTGGGTGAATGGCAAAGGGGATGAGGTGAAATGGAGCTTTGGAGAACTGGGCTCCTTGTCCCGAAAGGCTGCCAATGTGCTCACCAAGCCCTGTGGTTTAGAGAGAGGAGACCGAGTAGCTGTGATTCTTCCCCGAATCCCAGAGTGGTGGCTCATAAACGTGGCTTGTATGAGAACAG GGCTTGTCTTCATGCCAGGAACAACCCAGCTGACAGCAAAAGATATCCTCTATCGGCTACGTGCATCCAAGGCCAAGTGCATTGTGGCCAGTGAGGAGGTGATCCCAGCAGTGGAATCCATTGTGTCTGAGTGTCCAGACTTGAAGACCAAACTCCTGGTGTCTCCACACAGCCAGAATGGGTGGCTCAGCTTCCCAGAGTTATTTCA AACTGCCTCTGCAGAGCATAGTTGTGTGGAGACAGAAAGTCAAGAACCAATGGCCATTTATTTCACCAGTGGGACCACAGGCTCTCCCAAGATGGCTCAACACTCTCAGAGCAGCCTGGGAATTGGGTATACCCTCTGTGGAAG GTATTGGCTAGACCTGAAGTCCACAGATATCATATGGAACATGTCTGACACTGGCTGGATCAAGGCTGCCATTGGCAGTGTGTTTTCCTCCTGGCTTCAAGGAGCTTGTGTGTTTGTGCATCGGATGGCCCAGTTTGACACCGATACTTTCCTGGAT ACGCTTACCACTTATCCCATCACAACCCTCTGCAGTGCTCCCACCGTGTACCGGATGCTTGTGCAAAAAGACCTTAAGAG ATATAAATTCAAGAAGCTGCGGCATTGCTTGACAGGAGGGGAGCCACTCAATCCAGAGGTGCTGGAACAGTGGAAAGTGCAAACTGGATTGGAGCTGTATGAGGGCTACGGACAGACAGAAGTG GGAATAATTTGTGCCAATCAGAAAGGACAAGAAATTAAGCCAGGctcaatggggaaaggagtactaCCCTACGATGTCCAG ATTATAGATGAAAATGGCAACATCCTACCACCTGGAAAAGAAGGGGAAATTGCCCTCAGGCTAACATCTACACGAcccttctgtttcttctctgaatATGTG GACAATCCAGAGAAAACTGCTGCCACCATAAGAGGGAATTTTTACGTCACTGGAGACAGAGGAGTGATGGACAGTGATGGTTATTTCTGGTTTGTTGGCAGAGCTGATGATGTCATCATATCCTCTGG GTACCGTATTGGGCCATTTGAAGTGGAGAGTGCACTAATTGAGCACCCAGCGGTTGTTGAATCAGCTGTTGTCAGCAGTCCAGATCCAGTCAGAGGAGAG GTAGTGAAAGCTTTTGTTGTTTTATCTGCACCCTTTAAATCATCCAACCCAGAGAAATTAACTCTTGAACTTCAGGATCATGTCAAAAAATCAACTGCACCTTACAAGTATCCAAGAAAG GTGGAATTTGTTAAAGAACTCCCAAAGACAATCACTGGGAAAATCAAACGCAATGTTTTAAGAGACCGTGAATGGGGTCGAACATAG